From Denitrovibrio acetiphilus DSM 12809, the proteins below share one genomic window:
- a CDS encoding IS4 family transposase yields the protein MLENKSWQSEIQAALWKEFEIFRVMKALQLRTIAYRCGITKNQGVEPFSILVALVFLTFLGKSVHHFVSHCRNSLFDLGGKDVFYRLSTRTSINWRRFMMDISLKVVRHFKSFSSWQQRVLVIDDTVIQKAGKKIEEVSWVFDHSKGKSVKGFSAVVLGWSDRSSFIPVDFALQRSSQKVFKQSTTPEMDKRALAWHRRQEAVKDKPTLVKEMLKRAKQKGLDAGAVLFDSWYCMPKLVSSIFHEIGYDVIAMLKTTPTLTVAVNGKIFSTKRLWECVVPSLRKETLTISNELVSVSCVNALFGGTSVKLVFCKPLRKSKSKKPIILLSTDITLTSAQIIETYGKRWAVEVLFKDAKSKLFFGKNQSRSFEATICFLTLSLVRFIILSYMERINGDFRHKGSLYEELRYEVEELNILAFMDKFLKRLLSIIDGVKETFALFTDKLNDIQGVIRISIENLLFQRCET from the coding sequence ATGCTTGAGAATAAATCATGGCAGTCTGAAATACAAGCGGCATTGTGGAAAGAATTTGAGATATTCCGAGTAATGAAGGCTTTGCAACTACGTACAATTGCCTATAGATGCGGTATTACAAAGAATCAAGGCGTTGAACCATTTTCTATTCTTGTGGCTTTAGTTTTTCTGACGTTTCTCGGTAAGAGCGTTCACCATTTTGTTTCCCACTGCCGAAACAGCTTATTCGATTTAGGCGGTAAAGATGTTTTTTATCGTTTAAGCACACGTACAAGTATCAATTGGCGGCGTTTTATGATGGATATATCACTTAAGGTGGTCAGGCATTTCAAGTCATTCAGTAGCTGGCAGCAGCGTGTTCTTGTCATTGACGACACAGTGATTCAGAAAGCCGGCAAGAAGATAGAAGAAGTTTCCTGGGTGTTTGACCATAGCAAGGGCAAGAGCGTGAAGGGATTCAGTGCAGTGGTTCTTGGCTGGAGTGATCGTTCTTCTTTTATTCCTGTAGATTTTGCCTTACAACGAAGCAGTCAGAAAGTATTCAAACAATCGACAACACCAGAGATGGATAAACGTGCTCTGGCATGGCATCGTCGCCAAGAAGCTGTTAAAGATAAGCCGACACTTGTAAAGGAAATGCTTAAACGGGCTAAACAGAAAGGGCTGGATGCAGGAGCAGTTTTATTTGACAGCTGGTACTGTATGCCGAAGCTGGTTTCATCAATCTTTCATGAGATCGGTTATGATGTTATTGCTATGCTTAAAACCACACCAACGTTGACTGTGGCGGTAAATGGTAAGATATTTTCGACAAAGAGACTCTGGGAATGCGTGGTCCCCAGCCTGCGCAAAGAGACACTGACAATAAGCAATGAGCTGGTGTCTGTGTCATGTGTAAACGCTTTATTTGGTGGTACTTCAGTTAAGCTTGTCTTTTGTAAACCACTGAGAAAAAGCAAGTCAAAGAAGCCTATCATTCTGCTTTCTACTGATATAACTCTGACTTCAGCACAAATTATTGAGACCTATGGGAAGAGATGGGCGGTGGAAGTGTTGTTTAAAGACGCCAAGAGCAAGCTTTTCTTTGGGAAAAATCAATCCAGATCATTTGAGGCTACTATTTGCTTCCTGACACTGTCACTCGTTAGGTTTATCATCCTGAGCTATATGGAACGGATAAATGGTGATTTCCGTCACAAGGGCAGTCTGTACGAGGAATTGAGGTATGAAGTCGAGGAGCTGAACATTCTGGCGTTTATGGATAAATTCTTAAAACGGTTATTATCTATTATTGATGGAGTAAAAGAAACATTTGCACTTTTTACAGATAAATTGAACGACATTCAAGGGGTGATTAGGATTTCAATTGAAAATCTGCTATTTCAAAGGTGCGAAACTTGA